A genomic region of Rhipicephalus sanguineus isolate Rsan-2018 chromosome 3, BIME_Rsan_1.4, whole genome shotgun sequence contains the following coding sequences:
- the LOC119387023 gene encoding transmembrane protein 234 homolog isoform X2, with the protein MLDPVQILWLVAVAALWGFSAPLLRRGGKGVEDIKRDGALSQWLAEVKFLATRPQYVMPFLINQSGSAIYALALGSADLSLAVPLTNSLNFIFVTLAGRILGETTTSAREYRYMLASWAVVVMSPQCCLQK; encoded by the exons TCCAAATACTGTGGCTAGTGGCGGTGGCCGCCCTGTGGGGTTTCTCAGCTCCACTCCTGCGTAGAGGAGGCAAAGGCGTGGAGGATATCAAACGCGATGGAGCACTGAGCCAGTGGCTCGCTGAAGTGAAGTTTCTCGCCACCAGGCCGCAG TACGTGATGCCATTCCTAATAAACCAGAGTGGGTCTGCAATTTATGCTCTGGCCCTTGGGTCTGCAG ACTTGTCCTTGGCAGTGCCATTAACCAATTCTCTCAACTTCATCTTCGTTACCTTGGCTGGGCGCATTCTGGGTGAAACGACCACCAGCGCTCGTGAGTATCGCTATAT GCTTGCAAGTTGGGCTGTCGTTGTGATGTCACCTCAGTGTTGCTTGCAAAAGTGA
- the LOC119387023 gene encoding transmembrane protein 234 homolog isoform X1, with protein sequence MLDPVQILWLVAVAALWGFSAPLLRRGGKGVEDIKRDGALSQWLAEVKFLATRPQYVMPFLINQSGSAIYALALGSADLSLAVPLTNSLNFIFVTLAGRILGETTTSARTYTGMAFVTTGVTLCVADKAWNQG encoded by the exons TCCAAATACTGTGGCTAGTGGCGGTGGCCGCCCTGTGGGGTTTCTCAGCTCCACTCCTGCGTAGAGGAGGCAAAGGCGTGGAGGATATCAAACGCGATGGAGCACTGAGCCAGTGGCTCGCTGAAGTGAAGTTTCTCGCCACCAGGCCGCAG TACGTGATGCCATTCCTAATAAACCAGAGTGGGTCTGCAATTTATGCTCTGGCCCTTGGGTCTGCAG ACTTGTCCTTGGCAGTGCCATTAACCAATTCTCTCAACTTCATCTTCGTTACCTTGGCTGGGCGCATTCTGGGTGAAACGACCACCAGCGCTC GCACGTACACTGGCATGGCTTTTGTGACCACAGGAGTGACACTATGCGTGGCTGACAAAGCCTGGAACCAGGGTTGA